A DNA window from Hevea brasiliensis isolate MT/VB/25A 57/8 chromosome 2, ASM3005281v1, whole genome shotgun sequence contains the following coding sequences:
- the LOC131171153 gene encoding uncharacterized protein LOC131171153, which yields MEVAYHRPPPPAFGAAFSLPAFLRMILDIHSEWKQETVARSSTSGILSNGAVSLASYHLRGEANEWWQWLRRTYAEAGKGVSWEIFSEELWSRFGPTDCEDFDESLSKIHQTGDLRDYQREFERLGNRVRGWTQKALVGTFMGGLKSEIAEGIRMFKPKTLKDAISLARMKDEQLLRHKKAIRPSLQTSNFSPSKSKPSTPVKRLTQDEMRAKGTGLCFKRDEKFALVTAFGSTHNFINEKIAGLLKLPARPTTPFNVKVADGSPLRCTGKFKDIAFSLQGFHQVRMHPPDIHKTAFRTHNGHYEYLVMPFGLCNAPSTFQALMNTAFRPYLRKFVLVFFDDVLIYSPSWETHLEHVQLALQLLRQHQFFIKLSKCAFGLKQIEYLGHVVSGDGVQVDKSKISAILDCLLQQQSLNYMGIGAVLSQQDRPIAFMSRALGPSKQAWSTYAKEMLAILQAIRTWRPYILGRKFFIQTDQRSLKYLVEQRVVTPEQQNWVSKLLGYDYEILYKPGKENRVADALSRVSGIPSLNSLFLPHSSLWDRIKATLTTDPYMLRIGQLASDRPGQPYIWKNGLIFFKNRVVIPPQSDLPTQLLQEFHDSPSGGHSGVLRTFKRIAQQFYWPHMRLQIQKYIAACSVCQKNKSATTLPAGLLQPLPIPHQVWDDIAMDFIDGLPPSSGKTSVLVVIDRLSKYAHFLPLSHPYSAKVIAELFVNGVVKYHGMPRSIVSDRDPIFMSHFWREFFKLSGTQLNMSSSYH from the exons ATGGAGGTGGCCTATCACAGGCCACCACCTCCTGCTTTTGGTGCTGCTTTCTCTTTGCCTGCATTTCTTAGGATGATTCTTGATATCCACAGCGAGTG GAAACAAGAAACAGTTGCCCGATCCAGTACGAGTGGAATATTGAGCAATGGCGCAG TTTCCTTGGCATCATATCACCTCCGCGGGGAAGCTAACGAGTGGTGGCAATGGCTTCGACGAACTTATGCTGAGGCCGGAAAAGGGGTATCGTGGGAAATATTCTCAGAAGAATTGTGGTCCCGCTTTGGGCCCACCGACTGTGAAGATTTTGACGAATCTCTCTCCAAAATTCATCAGACTGGTGACTTACGTGATTATCAAAGGGAGTTTGAACGATTGGGTAACAGGGTGAGAGGTTGGACTCAGAAGGCACTAGTTGGAACCTTCATGGGGGGACTTAAATCTGAAATCGCAGAGGGGATCAGAATGTTTAAACCCAAGACCTTGAAGGATGCAATAAGCTTAGCTCGAATGAAGGATGAGCAATTGCTTCGTCATAAAAAAGCAATTCGCCCATCTCTCCAAACGAGTAATTTCTCTCCATCAAAAAGCAAACCTTCCACTCCTGTGAAGCGACTAACACAGGACGAGATGCGAGCGAAGGGCACGGGGCTCTGTTTTAAGCGTGACGAAAAGTTTGCTCTCGTCACCGCGTT CGGTTCGACTCATAACTTCATCAATGAGAAAATCGCCGGTTTGCTCAAATTGCCGGCCAGGCCAACAACACCTTTCAATGTTAAAGTGGCGGATGGAAGTCCATTGCGATGCACCGGAAAATTCAAGGATATTGCTTTTTCTCTCCAAG GATTTCATCAAGTCAGGATGCATCCTCCTGATATTCATAAAACGGCCTTCCGAACTCATAACGGCCATTATGAGTAtctggtgatgccttttgggctgtGCAACGCGCCCTCCACATTCCAGGCGCTAATGAACACTGCTTTCCGCCCCTACTTAAGAAAATTCGTCTTGGTTTTCTTTGACGATGTTCTTATTTACAGTCCATCATGGGAGACTCATCTAGAGCATGTGCAGTTGGCATTACAGCTACTGCGGCAACATCAATTTTTTATAAAGCTAAGCAAATGTGCTTTTGGACTCAAACAAATTGAATATTTGGGTCATGTGGTTTCTGGAGATGGAGTGCAGGTGGATAAATCGAAAATCAGTGCAATACTGGATTGCCTACTCCAACAACAGTCACTGAATTACATGG GGATTGGTGCAGTTCTGTCACAGCAGGATCGGCCCATCGCTTTTATGAGTCGTGCTTTGGGTCCCTCGAAGCAAGCTTGGTCTACATATGCTAAAGAAATGCTTGCCATCTTGCAGGCAATCAGAACATGGCGTCCTTATATTTTGGGTCGTAAGTTCTTTATTCAGACGGACCAGCGTAGTTTGAAATACTTGGTGGAACAGAGAGTTGTCACTCCAGAGCAACAAAATTGGGTTTCAAAGTTACTGGGTTATGATTATGAGATACTTTATAAACCGGGCAAAGAGAATCGGGTCGCAGATGCTTTATCTCGCGTCTCTGGAATTCCAAGTCTAAATTCACTATTTTTGCCACACTCTTCTCTTTGGGATCGCATTAAAGCTACCCTCACTACTGATCCATATATGCTTCGAATTGGTCAATTGGCGTCTGATCGCCCTGGGCAACCTTACATTTGGAAGAATGGATTGATTTTTTTTAAGAATCGGGTGGTCATTCCTCCTCAGTCTGATCTCCCTACTCAGCTTTTACAAGAGTTCCATGATTCTCCTTCGGGTGGCCACTCTGGAGTCCTCCGCACATTTAAACGCATCGCACAACAATTCTATTGGCCTCATATGCGATTGCAGATTCAGAAATATATTGCGGCGTGCTCGGTGTGTCAAAAAAATAAGTCTGCTACGACTTTACCAGCAGGTTTACTTCAGCCATTGCCGATTCCTCACCAAGTTTGGGACGACATCGCAATGGATTTTATTGATGGGTTGCCTCCTTCCTCTGGTAAAACTTCTGTTCTGGTAGTAATTGACAGATTGAGTAAatatgctcattttttgccattgTCTCATCCATACTCTGCTAAGGTCATAGCTGAATTATTTGTAAATGGAGTTGTCAAGTATCATGGCATGCCTAGGTCGATCGTCAGTGATCGTGACCCAATTTTCATGAGCCATTTTTGGCGTGAGTTCTTCAAGCTCTCTGGAACCCAATTAAATATGAGCTCTTCGTACcactga